A stretch of Clostridium formicaceticum DNA encodes these proteins:
- the thpR gene encoding RNA 2',3'-cyclic phosphodiesterase, producing the protein MRLFIGIDLPDKMKQNLFQLQSELRGYGIKGSWKSVANLHITLEFLGELETDAIPVLTNSLIKVASNHKPFKLSVKGLGAFPSFKKPNILWSALGENLTQLHHLRNELHAELIKSGYRLEERPFKPHITLASRPKLEAVNLGDFHAKKIGEFTVEDVTLFESRHINGKLTYIDMFRVNLYKT; encoded by the coding sequence ATGCGGTTATTCATAGGTATCGATTTACCTGATAAGATGAAGCAAAATCTCTTTCAACTTCAATCTGAGTTAAGAGGATATGGTATTAAGGGATCGTGGAAGTCTGTGGCAAATCTTCATATAACCTTAGAATTTTTAGGAGAACTAGAAACTGATGCCATTCCTGTCTTAACCAATAGCCTGATCAAAGTAGCAAGCAATCACAAACCTTTTAAGCTAAGTGTAAAGGGATTAGGCGCTTTTCCTTCATTTAAAAAACCTAATATTTTGTGGTCAGCCCTAGGGGAGAACTTAACCCAATTACATCATTTAAGGAATGAGCTGCATGCTGAGTTAATAAAAAGTGGCTATCGTTTAGAAGAGAGACCCTTCAAACCCCATATTACTTTGGCTTCTCGCCCTAAGCTGGAGGCTGTTAATTTAGGTGATTTTCATGCTAAGAAAATAGGAGAATTTACTGTTGAGGATGTTACTTTATTCGAGAGCAGACATATAAACGGGAAATTGACTTACATAGATATGTTTAGAGTGAATTTATATAAAACCTAA
- a CDS encoding uracil-DNA glycosylase has translation MTILKNDWGPLLEEEFQKPYYLKLRELLIEEYRTKVIYPDKYDIYNALHLTPYNDVKVVILGQDPYHGPGQAHGLSFSVKPGVKLPPSLQNIFKELQEDLGCFIPNNGYLIEWAKQGVLMLNAVLTVRKGEPNSHKGLGWEIFTDRVIGLLNEREKPIIFILWGKNAQEKEGLITSSNHYIIKAPHPSPFSANRGFFGSKPFSKTNNFLRKTGSEEINWQIPNL, from the coding sequence ATGACCATATTAAAAAATGATTGGGGGCCTTTGTTGGAGGAGGAATTTCAAAAGCCTTATTACTTAAAATTAAGGGAGTTATTAATAGAAGAATACCGCACAAAAGTTATTTATCCTGATAAATACGATATCTATAACGCCTTGCATTTAACCCCCTATAATGATGTAAAGGTGGTCATCCTAGGACAAGATCCTTACCATGGCCCAGGACAAGCCCATGGACTGAGTTTTTCTGTAAAGCCGGGGGTGAAGTTGCCCCCCTCTTTGCAGAATATATTCAAAGAGTTACAGGAAGACTTAGGCTGCTTTATACCTAACAACGGTTATCTGATAGAATGGGCAAAACAAGGGGTGTTGATGTTAAATGCTGTTCTTACAGTGAGGAAAGGGGAACCGAATTCTCATAAAGGACTAGGTTGGGAAATCTTTACTGATAGGGTGATTGGCTTGTTGAATGAGAGAGAAAAACCTATAATATTTATTTTATGGGGGAAAAATGCACAGGAAAAGGAGGGGCTTATTACCTCTTCAAACCACTATATCATCAAGGCACCTCATCCTAGTCCTTTTTCCGCCAACAGGGGGTTCTTTGGAAGTAAGCCTTTTTCAAAAACTAACAATTTTTTAAGAAAAACAGGTAGTGAGGAAATCAACTGGCAAATTCCCAATTTATAA
- a CDS encoding GNAT family N-acetyltransferase — protein sequence MVKIRRAEAFESEALTNIAARSEAYWGYDSTFMKNFKRLYRVTEKFIIDNPTYAIVEGKEIIGFYGILSTETETSLEFLYIEPTFIGKGYGKLLWTHMVSICRCHGIKEIALVTSPQAKEFYSKMGAKYIGDVDSIVAENKKVPKFIYKIEK from the coding sequence ATGGTAAAAATACGAAGAGCAGAAGCTTTCGAGTCAGAGGCGCTAACCAATATTGCAGCAAGATCAGAGGCTTATTGGGGCTATGACTCAACCTTCATGAAAAACTTTAAACGCCTTTATAGAGTAACAGAGAAATTTATTATTGACAATCCTACCTATGCAATAGTGGAAGGGAAGGAAATAATAGGTTTTTATGGTATTTTGTCTACTGAAACTGAAACATCTTTAGAGTTTCTATATATTGAACCAACATTTATTGGAAAAGGCTATGGGAAGTTACTATGGACACATATGGTATCTATTTGTAGATGTCATGGTATTAAGGAGATTGCTTTAGTAACTAGTCCTCAAGCAAAAGAATTTTATAGCAAGATGGGGGCAAAATATATAGGAGATGTAGATTCAATTGTAGCTGAAAACAAAAAAGTGCCGAAGTTTATCTACAAAATAGAAAAGTAA